GAGGTAGCCGGTAGGGGCAAGGCATGCCTTGCCCCTACTTCCCGCGCTCTTCCAGCGCCGCCTGGTAGAGCCGCCCGCGCGGCAGCCCCGTCGCCGCGGCCACTTGCCGCGCGGCATCGCGTAGGGATGTACCTTCGCCAACCAGCCGTCGCACCTCGGCGCCGGCGGCGTCGAAATCCCGCGGCTGCGCTGCGGGGGCGCCGGCACCCTCGACGATGAGCGTGATCTCGCCGCGCGGCTTGGCGGCGGCGAAATGCGCCGCCAGCTCCGACAGCCGCCCGCGCACCACCTCCTCATGCACCTTGGTCAGCTCGCGCGCCGCCGCCGCCCGCCGGTCGCCGAAAATCTCCTGCATGTCAGCCAGGCATGTCTGCAGACGATGCGGCGCCTCGTAGAATACCAGCGTTTCCGCCCGCTCGCGCAGGCCCTGCAACGCCCGCCGCCGGGCCGCCTTGCGGCTGGGCAGGAACCCGTGGAACGCGAACCGTTCGCCCGCCAGCCCCGACACCACCAGCGCCGTCATCACCGCCGTCGGCCCGGGGACGGCAACCACCGCAACGCCCGCCGCCAGGCAGGCCGCAATCAGCTCCGCCCCCGGATCGCTGATCCCCGGCATGCCGGCGTCGGAGACGACGGCGATGTTCGCCCCCTGCCGCAACCGCCGCACCAGGGACGCCAGCTTCGCCGGCGGACTGTTCTGATGGTAGCTGGTAATGGGGGTGTGGAGCTCGTAGCGCGCCAGCAGCTTGCGGGTGACGCGCGTGTCCTCGGCGGCGATGAGGTCCACCTCGCGCAGCACCCGCAGCGCGCGCAGGGTGACGTCCTCCAGGTTGCCGATGGGGGTGCCGACGACGTAAAGGGTGCCGCTGGTGTTTGCCACGATCGTGCCCCGACGCCTTGCACCTTCGACGAGGCGCGCCGCGCCACCTCCAAATCCCCCGCGCTGGCAGGTCATGGGTAGTGAATGCAGAATCCGCTGGTAGAACGCATATTCGCTACAGGAGGGCCGCCGGATGGCCGCTCCCAACAAGACCAAGGCGGTGAAGAAGGCGGGCGCGCCGGGCAGTGCGAGAGAGAGAGTAGAGCGCCTGGTGCGCCTGGCGAAGCGCTCCGGGGCAGTTGACGTCAAGGCCATCGGCTCCGATACGGTCTTCACCGCGACCTGGGTGCGGTTGAAATGCCAGTACGGGTGCGGGGGGTATGGCGGCTGCCTCACCTGCCCGCCGCATTCGCCAACCCCGGAGACGACGCGCAGGCTGCTGGATGAGTACGAGACCATCCTGCTGGTGCACTTCGCGGGCGGGCGGGATGTGCGCAAGGTGATCGCCAAGCTGGAGCGGGCGGCGTTCCTGGACGGGTTCTACAAGGCATTCGGCATCGCCTCCGGGCCGTGTTACTTGTGCGACGAATGCAACCTGGAGTCGTGTGTGCATCCCCACGAGGCGCGGCCCTCGATGGAGGCGTGCGGGATAGATGTCTATGCGACCGCGCGCGCCAACGGCTTCCCCATCGAGGTCTGCCGCACCCGCGACGCCGAGCAGAATTACTACGGGCTGCTGCTGGTGGA
The sequence above is drawn from the Armatimonadota bacterium genome and encodes:
- the rsmI gene encoding 16S rRNA (cytidine(1402)-2'-O)-methyltransferase translates to MANTSGTLYVVGTPIGNLEDVTLRALRVLREVDLIAAEDTRVTRKLLARYELHTPITSYHQNSPPAKLASLVRRLRQGANIAVVSDAGMPGISDPGAELIAACLAAGVAVVAVPGPTAVMTALVVSGLAGERFAFHGFLPSRKAARRRALQGLRERAETLVFYEAPHRLQTCLADMQEIFGDRRAAAARELTKVHEEVVRGRLSELAAHFAAAKPRGEITLIVEGAGAPAAQPRDFDAAGAEVRRLVGEGTSLRDAARQVAAATGLPRGRLYQAALEERGK
- a CDS encoding DUF2284 domain-containing protein yields the protein MAAPNKTKAVKKAGAPGSARERVERLVRLAKRSGAVDVKAIGSDTVFTATWVRLKCQYGCGGYGGCLTCPPHSPTPETTRRLLDEYETILLVHFAGGRDVRKVIAKLERAAFLDGFYKAFGIASGPCYLCDECNLESCVHPHEARPSMEACGIDVYATARANGFPIEVCRTRDAEQNYYGLLLVE